The DNA segment AGAATCTGCCCGGACTGGGTGCAGCGTACTTTCAATAATTCGCCGTGCATGTGCAGCACGCGCGAACTGCCCGCGCGCTCATGCAGATTGTCGATGTTCTGCGTAACCAGCAGGAAGTTATCCCCGAGTACTTCCTCCAACGTCGCCAGCGCGTAATGCGCGGCATTCGGTTTGAGGTCGTCCTGTTGCAGCTGACGGCGGCGTTCGTTGTAAAAACGCTGCACCAGCTCAGGATCGCGGCGATACCCCTCCGGGGTCGCTACATCTTCCACGCGGTGCTCTTCCCACAGTCCATCGGCGGCCCGGAAAGTACGGATACCTGACTCTGCGGAAATCCCCGCACCGGTCAGTACCACCACAAACGGTTTCTTCAGTGACGCGGCGGCCATAGAATCACGGTGAAAGATATTCGACCGGAAACGCTGGTGACGAATGCGTTTATTTTTCCGAAACCGACACAGACGATGACGTGTGCGCATGACGTGCTCCTTACTCTCTGTGTCTGAATTTAAATACTGTTTTTGAAGATTTGATTACTGACCGCCACTAAGAACCCGGGCCGGATCGATCCGACTTGCACGACGCGCCGGATACCAGCTTGCCAGCAGACTCAACACCAGAGCGGTAAATAATACGCCCGCAACGTCAATCCAGTGAACTTCAGAGGGCAGGAAATCAATGAAATAAATATCACCCGACAGGAATTGATGCCCGGTCAGTTTCTGCAATCCGTTAATGATGTTGGTGAGCTGGAACGCAGCAATGACACCGATGATCACCCCCGTGACGCTGCCCACCAGTCCCGCCAGTAAACCGTACCAGATGAAGACCGCGCGGATAAGCCCGTCTTTCGCACCCAGTGTGCGCAAAATCGCAATATCGCTGCTTTTATCTTTCACCGCCATCACCAGTGTCGACACGATGTTGAAACAGGCGACACCGATAACCAGCACCATCGCCATATACATAATCGCACGTACCATCTGGATGTCGCGGTACATATAGCCGTAAGTACCGATCCAGCTGCTGATATACACGTAAGCCTGCGTTACTTCACCGGCATCGTGCACTAGCTTTTGCGCGGCAAACACATCGTTCACTTTGATATCGATACCGGTGACGCTGGTGCCCATATCCTGATATTGCTGTGCATCCGCCAGCGGTACCATGCCGAGGCTGTGATCAAGCTGACCGCTGAGCTGCAATATACCGGTAACCTGCAAACGGATCCGTTTAGGCTGTAGCAGTTTCATCTCTGGGTCACTGTTAGGGATCATCACCGTCACCCAGTCACCTTGTTTCACACCAACGGCGTCCGCCACGCCTTTACCGAGGATCAGCTGCTGCTCACCGGCTTTAAAATTCTGCCAGGCGTTATTCTGCACAAACTTCGGTGCGGCGCTGACGCGGGGCTCGCTCTGCGGATCCACACCTTTGAGCTGGATGGCACGCAGTTTCGCGCCGTGTTCGATCAGGCCATTGAACTGGATATAAGGCGCGGCAGCCACAATACCCGGCACTTTTTCGACGCGTTCCAGCACACCTTGCCAGTCATTGAAAGGCTGATTTACCGGACGGATTTCACCGTGCGGTACCACCGCGAGCACACGATCTTTCAGTTCACGTTCGAAACCGTTCATCGCGCTCAGACCGACGATCAAAACTGCCACGCCGAGGGCGATACCTAACGTGGAGATCACCGAAATCAGCGACACCATGCCGCTGCGACGACGACCCCGACTGAACCGCAGGCCGATCAGTAAAGAAAACGGAATACCTGACATTACTTCGCTCCCAGCAACATCGAGTCCGGCTGCAATCTGCCATCGCGCATTTCCAGCTGACGGGTCAGGCGGCTTGCCAGTTTGAGGTCGTGAGTCACCACCAGAAACGCCGTGCCCTGACGCACATTCAGTTCACCTAACAATTCAAAAATGCTGTCGGCGTTGCGCTGATCCAGGTTACCGGTCGGTTCATCGGCTAATACCAGTGAAGGATTATTGACCAGCGCACGGGCAATCGCCACACGCTGACGCTCACCGCCGGAAAGTTCGGACGGGCGGTGATTGCTGCGATGTTGCAAACCTACCGCTTCGAGCATGGACAATGCGCGCTCCTGCACTTCGGCAGATTTCTTTTTGCCGATAAGCAACGGCATGGCGACGTTTTCCAGCGCGGTGAAATCGGGCAGCAGATGGTGAAACTGATAGATAAAGCCCAGCTCACGGTTACGCAATTCTGATTTCGCAGAAGAAGACATCGCATTCAGCGACTGGCCTTTAAAAATGACTTCGCCGGAGGTTGGAGAATCCAGCCCGCCCAACAAATGTAATAGTGTGCTTTTACCGGAACCGGAGGTCCCGACGATCGCCATCATCTCACCCGGCTGCATGTTGAAAGTCACGTCACGCAGCACATCGGTGTGCATTTTCCCTTCCTGATAAGTCTTACAGAGGTTGTCACACTGCAATAATAACGAATTACTCATAACGTAAAGCCTCTGCGGGGTGGGTGGCAGCAGCGCGCCAGGAAGGATACAGCGTTGATAATAAAGCAATGATCATAGCGACCAGCGCAATGACCACTACCTGAACCGGTTCAATATCGACCGGCAGCGACGCGCCATCGAGCATCAGCCCGAGAGCAGGCATAATATTGTTGAGTTGCGTGGCAAGTACCACGCCGAGCACCGCACCGAGTAACGCGCCAATGACGCCGGCGCTGGCGCCCTGCACCATAAACACCGCCATGATCTGGCGACGGCTGAGCCCCTGCGTTTGCAAGATAGCCACTTCGCCCTGTTTCTCCATCACCAGCAGCCCCAGCGACGTAATAATATTAAACGCGGCGACCGCCACGATCAGACTCAGCAGCAGCCCCATCATGTTTTTCTCCATGCGCACCGCCTGGAACAGTTCGCCGCGACGCTCGCGCCAGTCTTTCCAGCTGGTGCCTTCCGGCAGTTTCTGCGTGCTCAGGCTGTCAACGTCCAGCGGTTGGTCGAGGAATAAACGCCAGCCGGTCACGTTGCCTTTCGGATAGAGCATCAGGCGCGACGCATCCTGAATGTTAACCAGCATCTGATAGCCATCGACTTCACTGTTCGCGGAAAACGTGCCGATAACGTTAAACAGGCGCTGGCTCGGCACTCGCCCAACAGGCGTGAACTGGCTGACGCTGGTGACCATCAGACGCAGCTGATCGCCACGGCGCACCTTCAGCTGTTGCGCCAGCTGATCGCCGAGAATGACGTTATATTTGCCAGGTTGCAGTTCCTGTTGCGCCACGCCAATCATGTATTTCGCCAGCGGATCGTGGTCTGCGGGATCAACGCCGAGCATCACGCCCACCGCCACGCTGCCGGGGCTTTGCAGCACCACGTCACCGGTGGTCACCGGCACGGCGCGGTTTACACTTTTTAGCGCAGTAATCTGCTCGTGAGTAATTTTTTGAGGGTCCAGTGATCCGGCCGGTGTGGTGATCAACGCCTGAGGCATCAGACCCAGAATGTTACCTTCCAGATCCTTCTCAAATCCGTTCATGACCGACAGCACTGTAACCAGCGCCATCACCCCGAGGGTGATACCAATGGTGGATAACCAGGAGACAAACCGCCCAAAGCGGTCCGAACCACGCCCGCGCATGTAGCGCAGGCCTATGAATAACGCGACAGGTTGATACATGACTTCCGTTTTAAGTGCTTGGCCGCAAATAAGTGCATGGCGCAGACTAAAGTGATCAAGGATAATAAAGGCTAGCACCGCTTTATGGAACCATTAACCCAAAGTAATCGGTTTAACCCCGGGGCTCTTTTGTCCTTTTTTATTGCAAAGCCGGGTTGACCCCGATTGTCTGCGCATCGCAAGATACGGTCTGCTAATTGGCCACCCGCTGCCGCCAAACGAGAACGCAAAACAGCCTATGTCTCAAGATTATCGTTATTCATTGCCTGAACGCCCCGGCGACACCCGTCTTTTAGGGCAGCTTACCGGTTCTGCCTGTGCCCTGGAATGCGCCCAAATCAGTGAACGCCATTCGGGCCCGGTCATGCTGATTGCACCGGATATGCAAAATGCTCTGCGTCTGCGCGATGAAATTCAACAGTTTACCGATCATAAAGTGCTGAGCATTTCGGACTGGGAAACGCTGCCGTACGACAGTTTTTCGCCGCATCAGGAAATCATTTCTTCTCGCCTTTCCAGCCTTTATCAACTTCCCACGATGGAACGCGGCATCATTATTCTGCCGGTGAATACGTTGATGCAGCGTGTCTGCCCGCATGAGTTTTTGCACGGCCATGCGCTGGTGATGAAAAAAGGTCAGCAACTGTCGCGCGACAAACTGCGCGCCCAGCTGGAACAGGCCGGTTACCGAAGCGTCGATCAGGTGATGGAACACGGTGAGTTTGCCACCCGTGGTGCCCTGCTCGACCTGTATCCGATGGGCAGTGACGAACCCTTCCGCATCGATTTCTTCGACGATGAAATCGACAGCCTGCGCACCTTTGACGTTGATACACAGCGCACGCTGAGCGAAGTGGATCACATCAATTTGCTGCCCGCGCACGAATTCCCGACCGACAAAAACGCGATTGAACTGTTCCGCAGCCAGTGGCGGGAGAAGTTTGAAGTCCGCCGCGATGCTGAACATGTTTATCAGCAGGTCAGTAAAGGGACGTTCCCGGCCGGGATCGAATACTGGCAGCCGCTGTTTTTCAGTCAGCCGCTGACCACGCTGTTTAGTTATCTGCCAAAAAATACGCTGGTGCTCAATACCGGCGATCTGGAAACCGCCGCCGAACGTTTCTGGCAGGATGCCACCCAGCGCTATGAAAGCCGCCGCGTGGATCCGATGCGCCCGCTGCTCGAGCCGGAAAACCTGTGGCTGCGCGTCGATACGCTGTTCGCTGAGCTTAAGGCCTGGCCGCGCGTCCAGTTGCGCACCGATTCGCTGCCGAAGAAGGCGGCAAACACCAATCTCAGCTACGAAACATTGCCGGATCTCAGCGTTCAGCCGCAAAACAAAGCCCCGATGGATAACCTGCGCCGCTTTAACGAATCCTTTGCCGGTAGTCTGGTGTTCTCGGTCGAAAGTGAAGGTCGTCGTGAAACGTTGCAGGATTTACTGGCACGCATCAAGCTAATGCCGACGCTGATTACCCGCATCGAAGAAGCTGAGTTCGCCGGGCGTTACATCATGATCGGCGCCTGTGAGCGCGGATTTCTCGATACCGATAAACAACTGGCGCTGATTTGCGAAAGCGATCTGCTGGGTGAGCGCGTGGCGCGCCGCCGTCAGGACAGCCGCCGCACTATTAATACCGACACGCTGATCCGTAACCTCGCTGAACTGCGCCCCGGCCAGCCGGTGGTTCACGTCGAACACGGCGTTGGCCGCTATCTCGGCCTGACCACGCTTGAGGCCGGTGGAATCAAAGCCGAATACCTTATCCTGACCTACGCCGGCGAAGACAAGCTTTATGTGCCGGTGTCGTCGCTGCATCTGATCAGTCGCTACGCCGGTGGCGCAGACGACAGCGCGCCGTTGCACAAACTCGGCGGTGAGGCGTGGTCGAAAGCCCGTCAGAAAGCCGCCGAGAAAGTTCGCGACGTGGCCGCTGAGCTGCTGGATATTTATGCCCAGCGCGAAGCCAAAACCGGCTTTGCGTTTAAGCATGATAAAGAGCAATACCAGCTGTTCTGTCAGGCTTTCCCATTTGAAACCACGCCGGATCAGGCGCAGGCCATCAATGCAGTACTGACTGACATGACACAACCGCTGGCGATGGACAGGCTGGTATGTGGCGACGTAGGCTTCGGTAAAACCGAAGTGGCGATGCGCGCCGCGTTCCTCGCCGTCGCCAACAATAAACAGGTGGCGGTTCTGGTGCCAACCACCTTGCTGGCTCAGCAGCACTTCGACAATTTCCGTGACCGCTTTGCCAGCTGGCCGGTGCGCATCGAAATGATGTCGCGTTTTCGCAGCGCCAAAGAGCAACAGGCGGTGATCGAAGAAGCGGTTGAAGGCAAAGTCGATATTATTATCGGCACACATAAACTGCTGCAAAGTGACCTGCGCTGGAAAGATCTCGGCCTGCTTATCGTCGATGAGGAGCACCGCTTCGGCGTACGTCACAAAGAACGCATTAAAGCGATGCGCGCCGACGTGGATATCCTGACCCTGACCGCCACACCAATCCCGCGTACGCTCAATATGGCGATGAGCGGCATGCGCGACCTGTCGATTATCGCCACGCCGCCCGCTCGCCGCATGGCGGTCAAAACCTTCGTCCGCGAATACGACAGTCTGGTCGTCCGTGAGGCTATCCTGCGTGAAATTTTGCGCGGCGGGCAGGTTTATTACTTATTTAATGATGTTGAAAATATCGAGAAGGCCACGCAGCGTCTGGCCGAGCTGGTACCGGAGGCGCGTATTGCCATCGGTCACGGTCAGATGCGCGAACGCGATCTGGAACGGGTGATGAACGATTTCCACCACCAGCGCTTCAACGTGCTGGTGTGTACCACCATCATCGAAACCGGTATCGACATTCCGACGGCCAATACCATTATCATTGAGCGCGCCGATCACTTCGGTCTGGCGCAGCTGCACCAGTTGCGTGGACGCGTCGGGCGTTCGCATCATCAGGCTTATGCTTATCTGCTGACGCCGCCGCCGAAAGCCATGTCCGTCGATGCCCACAAACGCCTCGAAGCCATCGCTTCTCTTGAAGATCTGGGTGCCGGTTTTGCGCTGGCGACGCACGACCTCGAGATCCGTGGCGCGGGCGAACTTCTGGGCGAAGGCCAGAGTGGACAGATGACCAGTATCGGTTTCACGCTGTATATGGAACTGCTGGAAAACGCCGTCGAAGCGCTGAAAGAAGGCCGCGAACCATCGCTGGAAGATCTCACCACCAGTCAGACCGAAGTCGAAATGCGCATGCCCGCCCTGTTGCCGGAAGAATTCATTCCTGACGTCAATACGCGCCTGTCGCTGTATAAACGTATCGCCAGTGCAAAAAGCGAAAATGAACTGGACGAACTGCGCGTCGAGCTAATCGACCGCTTCGGTTCTCTGCCGGACGGTGCGCGTAATCTGATTCAGATTGCGGTGCTGCGGCTTAAGGCGAAAGATCTGGGTATCAAGCGCATTGAGGGCAACGAGCGCGGCGGCTTTATCGAATTCGGCGATAAAAACCGTGTCGATCCGGGACACCTGATTGGTTTACTGCAAAAACAGCCGCAGGTTTACCGTCTCGACGGGCCGACCAAGCTCAAATTCACGCTCGACCTGACCGATCGGCCAAAACGTCTGAAGTTTGTCAGCGATATGCTGGCAGATTTTGCAGAGCATTTGTTCTGAGGTTGTAAGCTGATCTGAAGTTGTAAGCGCTTAAAACAAAAGCCCGGTGAATTCATTGGATTGCACCGGGCTTTTTTACATCGTGCTTTCACTGAAACGATTATTTACGCAGTGCTTTCACCTGTTCAGGGGTGATATCTCCCGGCAGGCCGCCGAAGGTAACGCGCAGATAGTTCACCATTTCAGCGATTTGCGCATCGTTCAGTCGATCAGCAAAGCCTGGCATCGACTGCATACTTTCACCCTTTGGGAATTCCTGTGCAGGTAAGCCATCGAGTACCGAGACGATGAGATTACGGCCATCGGGCTGGCGCAACGTGGCATTGTTTTGCATCGCCACGGCAACGTGCGGTTTCCCGGAGCCGTCGGCCATATGACAACCAGAACACTGATCCAGATAAGTGATCCGCCCCGCATCGCTTGCGCCCTGCGCGATTTTTACCGGCACAGCAACTGGCGGTTTATCACCCAGCAGATAGGTAACGATGGCACGGTGGTCGTCGTCGGTCAGATGACGGGTACTGAGATCAATAACTTTATGCATCTCATCAAACGCGGAGCCCTGCGGCGCAAAACCGGTGGCGAGAAAACGGCTGAGATCAGCCGGGTTCCAGCCGCGCTGCGCCAGCGCCTGTGGGGAAATGTCCGGCGCGGTGATGCGCCCCAGCGTTCCGCCTTTCAGGTTGTTATCGGTATCCATTTGCCCCAGCTTGCCGCGCGGCGTATGACATTCGCCGCAGTGGCCGAGCACGTCCGTCAGATACTGCCCGCGCTGCCAGTCGGCAGAATTTCCCTGCGAGCTGGCGGGCATCGGTTCGGCGTTGCGGAATAACAGATTCCAGCCGATCATCGCCATGCGTTGGTTGAATGGGAACGGCATCTCGTTTTCCGGCACCGGTTGATTCACCGCCGGGCGGGTCATCAGAAACGCGTACATATCGTCAGAATCTTTCCGCGCCACACCTTTATAGGAGGTGTACGGCATCGCCGGATACAGGTGACGTCCGCCCGGAGCCACACCCTGGGTCAGCGCCAGATAGAAATCATCCGACGTCCAGCGACCGATGCCGTCGTCGGCGGAAGGCGTAAGGTTGCTGCCAAAGATTTTGCCGAAGGGTGTTTCCAGCGGATAACCACCCGCCAGTGGTGCACCGCCAGACGCGGTGTGGCACGCGGCGCAGTCAGATGCCTGTACCAGATAACGGCCCCGCTCAATCTGTGCGCTATCCGCCGTGACTTTCTGTACCGGTGCGTTCAGCGGGCTGTTTTCCCGCCACCACAGCACGGCAATAATGATGATGATCACCACTACCAGCGCGAGGAAAAGACGTTTTATCATCACGCGTGCTCCCTGATCAGACCCGGCGTTTTCATCACCACGTCACGCACCGCTTCGTAATAACGAACGTAACCGGTGCAGCGGCAGATGTGATTCTCCAGCGCGCCTTCGATCGCACTTTCCAGATCGGCAAGCGCGATCGGATGTTTTTCCAGCCGCTCAAGCAGCAGCGTTGCAGCATTCACAAAGCCCGGTGTGCAGTAACCGCACTGGAAGCTGTAATGCTCCATAAACGCCTGTTGCACCGGTGACAGCGTGACTTCACCTTTGTCATCGGTTTTGGCGTGGCCTTCAACGGTGCGCACCTTTTTACCGTTGAAAAAATGTGCGCCGGTGATGCAGGTGCGCACTTCTTCGCTGGTGCCACTGTCGTTATCGACAATTGCCACGCAGGCGTGACAGATGCCCTGCCCGCAACCGAGGCGTGAACCGGTCAGCGCCACGTATTCGTGTAGGAAATCGATCATCATCAGACCTTCGGGAACGTCCAGCGGGCCGTAATGTTGATTATTGATGGTCAGCTCTAACGGCTGTGTTTTGATGCTCATTGTAAAACCTCACGAATATTTTCAGCACGGACGGGCAAATCACGGAAACGGTGGCCGGTAGCATGGGCAATGGCGTTCACCAGCGCAGCGACGACCGGGATCATCACCACTTCGGCCATGCCTTTCGGCGGATCGGTTTCCGACAACGCTGGCAGGATTTCGCTGGTCTGTTTCCAGACCGCCACATCACTGGCGCGTGGCAGGTGGTAACGGTTGAAGTTCCAGGTACCGTTACCCGGCCCGTCTTCGTACAGCGGTAAATATTCATGCAATGCGTGACCGATGCCCATCGCCAGCCCGCCCTGTAACTGTCCGGAGACCAGTTCAGGCACGATCAGATTGCCGCACTCCATAATCGAATGGTGTGTGAGTAATTCGACGTTACCGGTGGCGATATCCACCGCGATTTCGGCCAGCGTACCGACCGCGCTGTAGTAGGTCACAGACGCGTTATTACGCTGCGTCGGCGGGTAATAGACCGCGTCACGCGCCAATGTCTGGTACTCACCCGCGCCGGTGCGCACTGACATACCGTCAACCGGCACGCGCTGACGCACGTTGTTGAGCGTGAAATCGGCTTCCGCCCACTGCCAGCGGTTGAAGACGTGAACCGCCGCGCCGGTCAGTCCCTGCATCTCGTAAGCTTTTTTCGCCAGCGTCTCAAGGCTGAGGATCTGCATGCCGTTGGCCGTCAGGCCGCCTTCCACCCAGCGGGCATCTTCCTTGCGCACGATGTATGGCGCAGCCTGTCCGCCGCCAATGCCGGTTTGCCAGATAGCCATCGCCGCCGGCCACAGGCCGTGATCGAAAACCAGACGCGCTGCTTCGCGGGTGCTGTGAGAAAAGTAATAGGCGGAGTTACTGGCACTCGACGGCGAGCAATAGGACGGCGACCAGCGCGGATTTTTTTGCAGCTTGTCCTGCTCTTCCTGCGACATAATGTACGGATCGCCGCTGGTTTCCACCGGCAGCACGGACCAGTCGGTCACTGAGAAATGTGCCTGCTCCGCCGGCTTGCCCAGCCATTCGGCGCACAGCACAGACTGCGACGTAGACATGCCCGTCCCCATTTCCGCACCGCTGTGCCACAGGCTTATCTGCCCGTTTTCGCTGATTTCGACGCGGGCGAATGACGTTTCCGCACCAGTACCGAAATCTTTCTGCACGCAGCCAAACCCGACGCCGTAACGTTTACCCGGATTCTGGCTTTCATAGGCGGCCTTGCGTTTTTCACGCTCCGTCCACAACGGATGGACGGCGGCTTTTTCCAGCACTTCATCCGCACGAATCGCACCTGCCGGAATCGCCCCTTGGGTATTTTTCATACCAGATTTCAAAACGTTGCGCATCCGGAAGGCAATCGGATCCAGCTTCAGTTCGGCGGCCAGTTCATCCATCATCATTTCGGTGGCGGCCATGCTTTGCAGCGTGCCGTAACCCCTGGCGGAACCGGCATCCAGCGCACGGGACGCCAGCCCGACTGCGGATAAATCACTTTTAGGGAAGTAGTAAATCGACTGCGCAGCGGTTGCGCCAACCATCACCACCGACGGCGTAAAGTTGCTGCGCCCGCCACCGTCTGCGGTCATCGCCGCATGGAATGACTGCAACTTCCCGGTTTCACGGTTCACCGCAATGTCGTAGTTCATATCAAACGCGTGTCGTTTGAGGGAGGACTGGAACTGCTCGAAGCGGTCATTCGCCAGACGCACCGGCGTGCCGTCACCGTACATGGCCGCCACCGCGCCGTAATAAGGGAAGTTATAGTGATCTTTCGACCCGTAACCGACGGTGTAGCAAGGATGCATAATCAGCGTTTTCACCGTGCGGTGGGCTTTGGCCATCATGCGCGGCATTTCATCTGCGACTTCCTGCGGTGACTGCGTCGGCACCACCATATGCAGCGTTTGCGTGGCGGCGTCATACCAGCCGTTGGCGTTATCGGGTTCAAGCGCCGAGGTATCGACAGATTGCGTGGTGAAACGGCGCGACATCACCAGCCAGTCCTGCGGTGGTGATTTCATTTCATCTGCCATTTCACCGGCGTAGAACATGCCCTGCTCATCAAGCTTGCCGCCTTCGCGCCCTTCCGGCCAGACCGGCAGATGTTTGCGCATACCTGTCGGGAACACCGGCATATCTTTGAGGCTGGAGAAACGGTCGTCTTCAAATGCAGTCTCACCACCCACGCGCACAAAGCGGAATGTCCCCCACGGATCGCGTTCCAGCGGGCCGGTTTTCTCGCCGTAGCGCACTACATTGTCTTTAAATTTCAGTGCATTTTTCGCAAATCGGAATTTAGCGAAATCCTGATATACCAGAATGGCTACGGCCTGTCCGAGATAAGCCGGTGTTTTACCTTCGGGCAATAGCATGTCTTCGCCGTAAAACGCCGGGAATGCCAGACCGTCCCGCGCCAGCACGTCGGCGGTTACCAGTTGATCAGGTTGCAGATCTTCACCGAGCAGCGATAAATCCAGCCCAGCATAAGTTCTGTCCGCCTGCGTCACGCGCAGGATAAAAGCGTGCGCCTGTTTTTGCGGCCAGTGCGGCATATCTTTGGCACGGATATCGCGGGCAAACACTTTCTGCCCCATGACTTTGGCCTTTCCGTCAATACGGAAACGGACGCGTTTATTTTGTGCATCCCACTGCGGTGATTGCAGAATCTTTTCTTCGAAGAGTGCCGCATAAGCACGACTGTGCAGCGGCGCGAGATAAACTGAGACACCAGCGATCACTGCGCCTTTCACAAAGCGCCGCCTGGACGGGTTGAAGTTGCTCATAAATTTCCTTGCTTCTTATTGTCTTTCTTATAATTCGGCACATTTACAATCTGTTATAAATCCTGCAAATACCGTTTAACGCGGGCGATTATAGTTAGTTGGGGCGCGATAAGTCATGACAGAAAACACATTTTTAATATTTCGTTCACAATATTGCGCAAAATAGTGGGATAATAAATTTTGTTGCGCAAACAATATACAAAAGGGATCAGAGCAAGATGGCAGGTATTATTCTCCTCGCTGCGGGGCTGGGGAGCCGGTTTATCGCCGCGGGTGGCGAAGGAAACAAGCTGAATGTAACACTGTCGGAAACAGCAGAAAATTCTGCCAGCATGTTTGACGTTACACTCGGTCATGCGCTGGATAGCGGGCTGCCGGTGCACGTTGTCACGCGCGCCGACAACCTGCAGGTCCAGGCCAGCTGCCGCCGTGCAGGAGTGCCTTTTACGCTGACGGAAAGCACAGGCACCGGTGGTTCCATTGCCGCAGGCGTGCGCGATACGCAGGAGTGGGACGGCTGGCTTGTCCATCTCGCCGATATGCCGTTCATCACACCGAACATTTTTGCCACCGTGGCTGATACCCTGCATCTCAAACCGGTGGTGCGCCCTTTCTGGCAGAATGAGCCGGGACACCCGGTCGGTTTTTCCCGTGAAATGGGCGACAAGCTGTTGCAGCTGCGCGGCGATCATGATGCCCGCGAGCTTATCCGCAGCCATGACCTGCTGCGCATAGATTTTAATACGCCCGCCGTTATCACAGACATCGATCTGCCGGAGCAACTCTCCCCTCAGGCCTTGAACGGAACTCTCCATGCAGCATCTTGATAATCAAGTTATTTCTCAGGCGCGGGAATGGCTGGCACAGCAGCCCGTGTGGCTGTGTACGGTGCTGACCACCTACGGTTCTTCCCCGCGCGCGCCGGGCGCACTGATGGTCGCCACCGCGGATAGCCGCTATTGTGGATCGCTCTCCGGCGGCTGTGTCGAGGAAGATTTTTTACAGCGGATAGCCGCCGGTTATTATCAGCAAGCCAGCCAGATTGTGCGCTACGGAGACGGCGGTTTAACGCCTAACATTGCGCTGCCCTGTGGTGGCTCGCTGGATATCCTGATCGAATATCTGCCCGCCACGCAGGGTAATCTGGAATATTTGCAACGCATGGGTATGGCGCTGGCCGGGCATTATGCGCTGGATAAATCGCTCACCCTGCCCGCTGCCTGTGATCATCTGGCGCTGACGGAATATCACAGCGCAACGCAGGTGATACGTAATGGCGACAGCGTGCACCTGCATCTGGCCGCGCCGCCGCGTTTACTGATTGCCGGACTGTCGAGCGTTGCGCTGTATTGCGCCGACTTTGCCTGTGCGCTGGGTTTTGAAGTGGTGGTATGTGAATGCCGTGAAGACGTGCTGGAAAACTTCCTGCCGTTACTGAAAGTGGAAATTCAGCTGGAGAAAGTGTTTCCGGCGAAGTATCTCGAACGTGAGGGGTGTCACGCCAATACGGCGATTGTGGCGCTCACCCACGATCCGCGCATGGACGACCTGACGCTGATGGAGGCGGTGAATACGCCTGCGTTTTACATCGGCGCAATGGGTTCACAGCGTAACAGCGCACGACGTCGGGAACGCTTACAAACTATCGCCGATTTCTCAGCCGATGATTTCG comes from the Enterobacteriaceae bacterium Kacie_13 genome and includes:
- a CDS encoding c-type cytochrome, whose protein sequence is MIKRLFLALVVVIIIIIAVLWWRENSPLNAPVQKVTADSAQIERGRYLVQASDCAACHTASGGAPLAGGYPLETPFGKIFGSNLTPSADDGIGRWTSDDFYLALTQGVAPGGRHLYPAMPYTSYKGVARKDSDDMYAFLMTRPAVNQPVPENEMPFPFNQRMAMIGWNLLFRNAEPMPASSQGNSADWQRGQYLTDVLGHCGECHTPRGKLGQMDTDNNLKGGTLGRITAPDISPQALAQRGWNPADLSRFLATGFAPQGSAFDEMHKVIDLSTRHLTDDDHRAIVTYLLGDKPPVAVPVKIAQGASDAGRITYLDQCSGCHMADGSGKPHVAVAMQNNATLRQPDGRNLIVSVLDGLPAQEFPKGESMQSMPGFADRLNDAQIAEMVNYLRVTFGGLPGDITPEQVKALRK
- a CDS encoding (2Fe-2S)-binding protein — encoded protein: MSIKTQPLELTINNQHYGPLDVPEGLMMIDFLHEYVALTGSRLGCGQGICHACVAIVDNDSGTSEEVRTCITGAHFFNGKKVRTVEGHAKTDDKGEVTLSPVQQAFMEHYSFQCGYCTPGFVNAATLLLERLEKHPIALADLESAIEGALENHICRCTGYVRYYEAVRDVVMKTPGLIREHA
- a CDS encoding transcription-repair coupling factor; this translates as MSQDYRYSLPERPGDTRLLGQLTGSACALECAQISERHSGPVMLIAPDMQNALRLRDEIQQFTDHKVLSISDWETLPYDSFSPHQEIISSRLSSLYQLPTMERGIIILPVNTLMQRVCPHEFLHGHALVMKKGQQLSRDKLRAQLEQAGYRSVDQVMEHGEFATRGALLDLYPMGSDEPFRIDFFDDEIDSLRTFDVDTQRTLSEVDHINLLPAHEFPTDKNAIELFRSQWREKFEVRRDAEHVYQQVSKGTFPAGIEYWQPLFFSQPLTTLFSYLPKNTLVLNTGDLETAAERFWQDATQRYESRRVDPMRPLLEPENLWLRVDTLFAELKAWPRVQLRTDSLPKKAANTNLSYETLPDLSVQPQNKAPMDNLRRFNESFAGSLVFSVESEGRRETLQDLLARIKLMPTLITRIEEAEFAGRYIMIGACERGFLDTDKQLALICESDLLGERVARRRQDSRRTINTDTLIRNLAELRPGQPVVHVEHGVGRYLGLTTLEAGGIKAEYLILTYAGEDKLYVPVSSLHLISRYAGGADDSAPLHKLGGEAWSKARQKAAEKVRDVAAELLDIYAQREAKTGFAFKHDKEQYQLFCQAFPFETTPDQAQAINAVLTDMTQPLAMDRLVCGDVGFGKTEVAMRAAFLAVANNKQVAVLVPTTLLAQQHFDNFRDRFASWPVRIEMMSRFRSAKEQQAVIEEAVEGKVDIIIGTHKLLQSDLRWKDLGLLIVDEEHRFGVRHKERIKAMRADVDILTLTATPIPRTLNMAMSGMRDLSIIATPPARRMAVKTFVREYDSLVVREAILREILRGGQVYYLFNDVENIEKATQRLAELVPEARIAIGHGQMRERDLERVMNDFHHQRFNVLVCTTIIETGIDIPTANTIIIERADHFGLAQLHQLRGRVGRSHHQAYAYLLTPPPKAMSVDAHKRLEAIASLEDLGAGFALATHDLEIRGAGELLGEGQSGQMTSIGFTLYMELLENAVEALKEGREPSLEDLTTSQTEVEMRMPALLPEEFIPDVNTRLSLYKRIASAKSENELDELRVELIDRFGSLPDGARNLIQIAVLRLKAKDLGIKRIEGNERGGFIEFGDKNRVDPGHLIGLLQKQPQVYRLDGPTKLKFTLDLTDRPKRLKFVSDMLADFAEHLF